The Desulfovibrio subterraneus genome has a segment encoding these proteins:
- a CDS encoding phosphotransacetylase family protein, whose product MTGIYIGSTNAFAGKNITALALGLALQKQGLRVGYMKPVGALPVTVDEVVGDEDAMLLNEVLGLDAAPDDLTPVIIPRNLRATRLIKTGDCMHNIRTAYEKLSRDKDVMLVCGSGAFLHRGKHRGVDGPAIVRELGLKTILVDRFDNTLHYDAVLSIRELLGDSLLGVLFNDVPELFMRDAEEILVPYLDEQNIKVLGIIPRDPLLNAIKASELAWRLQGKIISGNAQSQRIIEDFLIGTMQVENFMTHFRRQRNSATIVGGDRTDLQLVALEGECPCLILTGNITPSELVRARSEQKGVPVIQVKDDTYTVAKNMETILASQKLRELVKIERAATLVNNVIDLTYIRSAL is encoded by the coding sequence ATGACAGGCATATACATAGGTTCCACCAACGCATTCGCGGGCAAGAATATCACCGCACTGGCTCTCGGGCTGGCACTGCAGAAGCAGGGCCTGCGGGTGGGATACATGAAACCGGTGGGCGCGCTTCCCGTTACCGTTGACGAAGTGGTCGGCGATGAAGACGCCATGCTCCTCAACGAAGTGCTCGGCCTTGATGCGGCACCGGACGACCTCACCCCTGTCATCATTCCCCGCAACCTGCGCGCCACCCGTCTCATCAAGACCGGTGACTGCATGCACAACATCCGTACTGCGTATGAAAAGCTCTCGCGCGACAAAGACGTGATGCTTGTATGTGGCAGCGGTGCCTTTCTGCATCGCGGCAAACACCGCGGAGTGGACGGTCCTGCCATTGTGCGCGAACTGGGGCTGAAGACCATTCTGGTAGACCGCTTTGACAACACTCTGCATTACGACGCCGTGCTCAGCATCCGCGAACTGCTCGGCGATTCGCTGCTCGGCGTGCTGTTCAACGATGTGCCCGAGCTCTTCATGCGCGATGCGGAAGAAATTCTGGTGCCCTACCTCGACGAACAGAACATCAAGGTGCTCGGCATCATCCCCCGCGATCCGCTGCTCAACGCCATCAAGGCTTCCGAGCTGGCATGGCGTCTCCAGGGCAAGATTATTTCCGGCAATGCCCAGTCGCAACGCATTATCGAAGATTTTCTCATCGGCACCATGCAGGTGGAAAATTTCATGACCCACTTCCGCCGTCAGCGCAATTCCGCGACCATTGTGGGCGGCGACCGCACAGATCTGCAGCTTGTGGCGCTGGAAGGTGAATGCCCCTGCCTCATCCTTACAGGCAACATCACCCCCAGCGAGCTTGTCCGCGCCCGTTCTGAGCAGAAGGGGGTGCCTGTCATTCAGGTTAAAGACGACACCTATACCGTGGCCAAGAACATGGAAACCATCCTCGCCAGCCAGAAACTGCGCGAACTGGTCAAAATAGAACGCGCCGCGACGCTCGTGAACAACGTCATAGACCTTACATACATCCGGTCGGCCCTGTAA
- a CDS encoding acetate kinase yields MNVLVINSGSSSIKYQLINMETEASLCSGLVERIGEPVGKLTHKTHPDTDAEKKIALNEAFADHVAGMKRVVDLITDSTDGVIKDKSEIYAIGHRVLLGGEKITKSIKIDEWAKDVIREYFPLGPLHNPANLAGIEVAEELFPGVPSVGVFDTEFHQTMPQKAFLYPLPYSMYEDLQVRRYGFHGTSHRYVTKQAAKFLGKPVDELNIITCHLGNGCSMCAIKNGKCVDTTMGLTPLEGLMMGTRCGDIDPAIVPFVMEKTGISAAEMDTVMNKQSGLKGICGMNDMRDIHAARLEGNEKAQLAFDMMSYRIKKYVGAFMAVVGEVDAVVFTAGIGENDEHMRAAVCQDMEHLGLFIDLEENNTRRGVARSISKGGKVDILIIPTNEELEIAQATVEVLKG; encoded by the coding sequence ATGAACGTACTTGTTATTAACTCCGGCTCTTCTTCCATCAAATACCAGCTCATCAACATGGAGACCGAAGCCTCCCTGTGCTCCGGCCTTGTTGAACGCATCGGTGAACCCGTCGGCAAGCTCACCCACAAGACCCACCCCGACACCGATGCCGAGAAGAAGATCGCTCTCAACGAAGCTTTTGCCGACCACGTAGCCGGCATGAAGCGCGTTGTTGACCTTATCACCGACAGCACCGACGGCGTTATCAAGGACAAGTCCGAGATCTACGCCATCGGCCACCGCGTTCTGCTCGGCGGTGAAAAGATCACCAAGTCCATCAAGATCGACGAATGGGCCAAGGACGTAATCCGCGAATACTTCCCCCTCGGCCCCCTGCACAACCCTGCAAACCTTGCAGGCATTGAAGTGGCAGAAGAACTCTTCCCCGGCGTGCCCTCTGTTGGCGTATTCGACACCGAATTCCACCAGACCATGCCCCAGAAGGCGTTCCTCTACCCCCTGCCGTACTCCATGTACGAAGACCTGCAGGTTCGCCGTTACGGCTTCCACGGCACTTCCCACCGCTATGTGACCAAGCAGGCTGCGAAGTTCCTCGGCAAGCCCGTGGACGAACTCAACATCATCACCTGCCACCTTGGTAACGGCTGCTCCATGTGCGCCATCAAGAACGGCAAGTGCGTAGACACCACCATGGGTCTTACTCCTCTGGAAGGCCTGATGATGGGCACCCGTTGCGGCGACATCGACCCCGCGATCGTACCCTTCGTCATGGAAAAGACCGGCATCTCCGCTGCTGAAATGGACACCGTCATGAACAAGCAGTCCGGCCTCAAGGGCATCTGCGGCATGAACGACATGCGCGACATTCACGCCGCGCGTCTGGAAGGCAACGAAAAGGCACAGCTCGCCTTCGACATGATGTCCTACCGCATCAAGAAGTACGTTGGTGCCTTCATGGCCGTTGTGGGCGAAGTTGACGCAGTCGTCTTCACCGCCGGTATCGGCGAGAACGACGAACACATGCGCGCCGCCGTATGTCAGGACATGGAACACCTCGGCCTCTTCATCGACCTCGAAGAGAACAACACCCGTCGCGGTGTGGCCCGTTCCATCAGCAAGGGTGGCAAGGTTGATATCCTCATCATCCCCACCAACGAAGAACTGGAAATCGCTCAGGCTACCGTGGAAGTCCTCAAGGGCTAA
- a CDS encoding (Fe-S)-binding protein, translated as MADLNKLAKMLEELDDLMAACMKCGMCQAVCPVFAETMREADVTRGKIALLENLAHEMIKDAEGVQERLNRCLLCGSCAANCPSGVRIMDIFLQGRTIVNTYMGLSPVKKAILRGMVGNPKLFNALLDFGSKFQGLFTSQANELLGSSCSKFLSPIIGDRHFSPLAKQSLHSKYGTIDTPAGKSGLRVLFFPGCVADKMYTKAGEACLKVFRHHGVGVWMPAAQACCGIPALSAGDRVAYDKMVKFNVNIFGDGNYDYIVAPCGSCISTIHELWPQFAGEYPKDVQDKIAKIAKKAMDINQFVVDVLGVKPTEAPKGGTKVTFHDSCHLKKSLKVSEQPRDLIRMNPAYELVEMSEADRCCGCGGTFNLYHYDLSKKIGERKRENIVSSGAKVLSTGCPACMMQITDMLSQNNDSVSVKHSIEIYAETL; from the coding sequence ATGGCCGATCTGAACAAACTCGCAAAAATGCTGGAAGAACTGGACGACCTGATGGCCGCATGTATGAAGTGCGGCATGTGTCAGGCTGTCTGTCCCGTCTTCGCCGAAACCATGCGTGAAGCCGACGTAACCCGCGGCAAGATCGCCCTGCTGGAAAACCTGGCCCACGAAATGATCAAGGACGCAGAAGGCGTTCAGGAACGCCTGAACCGCTGTCTGCTCTGCGGTTCCTGTGCGGCCAACTGTCCTTCCGGTGTGCGCATCATGGACATTTTCCTCCAGGGTCGCACCATCGTGAACACCTACATGGGGCTTTCCCCGGTCAAGAAGGCCATTCTGCGCGGCATGGTGGGCAACCCCAAGCTGTTCAACGCCCTGCTTGATTTCGGTTCCAAGTTCCAGGGCCTGTTCACCTCTCAGGCAAACGAACTGCTCGGCTCTTCCTGCTCGAAGTTCCTGTCGCCCATCATCGGCGACCGCCACTTCTCGCCCCTTGCCAAGCAGTCTCTGCACAGCAAGTACGGAACCATCGACACCCCTGCCGGCAAGTCCGGTCTGCGTGTCCTGTTCTTCCCCGGCTGTGTTGCCGACAAGATGTACACCAAGGCCGGCGAAGCCTGCCTGAAGGTCTTCCGTCACCACGGCGTAGGCGTATGGATGCCCGCCGCTCAGGCATGCTGCGGCATTCCCGCACTGTCTGCCGGTGACCGCGTTGCCTACGACAAGATGGTCAAGTTCAACGTGAACATCTTCGGCGACGGCAACTATGACTACATCGTGGCCCCCTGCGGCTCCTGTATCTCCACCATTCACGAACTCTGGCCCCAGTTTGCGGGCGAGTATCCGAAGGATGTGCAGGACAAGATCGCCAAGATCGCCAAGAAGGCCATGGACATCAACCAGTTCGTAGTTGACGTACTGGGCGTTAAGCCCACCGAGGCCCCCAAGGGCGGCACCAAGGTCACCTTCCATGACTCCTGCCACCTGAAGAAGAGCCTCAAGGTTTCCGAACAGCCCCGCGACCTCATCCGCATGAACCCCGCTTACGAGCTGGTGGAAATGTCGGAAGCAGATCGTTGCTGCGGCTGCGGCGGTACCTTCAACCTGTACCACTACGATCTGTCCAAGAAGATCGGTGAGCGCAAGCGCGAGAACATTGTTTCTTCCGGCGCCAAGGTGCTCTCCACGGGCTGCCCCGCGTGCATGATGCAGATTACCGACATGCTGTCTCAGAACAACGACAGTGTTTCGGTAAAACATAGCATTGAGATATACGCGGAAACGCTCTAG
- a CDS encoding methyl-accepting chemotaxis protein: MGVSIFAFIRLTAEVSQAQLQETQNVMLEDHKSRLKLATDTIADALGVLITDAGTDEAKLEIIRKSIDNFRFENDKSGYYFVYKGTTVQVLPPKPELVGKDLSGMKDTNGVYLVRELNKAAHNGGGFVTYIWDKPGSGPTLKLGYAILIPGTESWIGTGIYVDNVDSEKARIEAKISEIVSSKTTWTLGILAGVFIFLVLPFSITLITSIVRPLREATAAADAVAHGNLDVQLNTMGKDEVSNLQKSLNEMVTTLKTNIEDMEAKGQEANRQTDIAREALRKAEEAMQQAEKATREGMLTAAGRLEGVVARISHATSDLAMRSEEIRLGTENQMNRISETATAMEEMNATVLEVARNAGEAAEQTEKSREKALQGSSVVSETVKSMNNLQTITTNLKGNMHHLGEQSVAIGQVMNVINDIADQTNLLALNAAIEAARAGDAGRGFAVVADEVRKLAEKTMGATKEVGESIKSIQNLAKANVAGMDEAVEAINGATALSNQSGQVLYEIVSMAQEAAMQVQSIATAAEQQSAASEQITSSVDEINRIANENAQRVAESDSDIQQLAEEASELSNLTKSLKTDTSK, translated from the coding sequence ATGGGAGTAAGCATATTTGCGTTCATCCGGCTTACGGCCGAGGTTTCTCAGGCCCAACTGCAGGAAACGCAGAATGTCATGCTTGAGGACCACAAAAGCCGTCTGAAGCTTGCAACGGACACCATTGCTGACGCACTTGGCGTGCTCATTACCGACGCCGGTACGGACGAAGCCAAACTTGAAATCATCCGCAAATCCATCGACAATTTCCGATTTGAAAATGACAAGTCCGGCTACTACTTCGTATACAAAGGAACCACGGTACAGGTTCTGCCCCCCAAGCCCGAACTTGTGGGCAAAGACCTTTCGGGCATGAAGGATACCAACGGCGTGTATCTGGTGCGCGAACTGAACAAGGCCGCGCATAACGGTGGCGGCTTTGTGACCTACATATGGGACAAGCCCGGGTCCGGCCCCACGCTCAAACTCGGCTACGCCATTCTCATTCCCGGTACCGAAAGCTGGATAGGCACCGGCATCTATGTGGATAACGTCGACAGTGAAAAAGCCCGCATAGAGGCCAAGATCAGCGAGATAGTCAGCTCAAAGACCACGTGGACTCTCGGCATACTGGCCGGTGTGTTCATCTTCCTCGTGCTGCCCTTCAGCATCACCCTTATCACCTCCATTGTCCGCCCCCTGCGTGAAGCAACAGCCGCAGCAGACGCCGTTGCCCACGGCAATCTCGACGTGCAGCTGAACACCATGGGCAAGGACGAGGTTTCCAACCTGCAGAAGTCGCTTAACGAGATGGTCACCACGCTCAAGACCAACATCGAAGACATGGAAGCCAAAGGGCAAGAGGCAAACAGACAGACCGACATTGCCCGCGAAGCTCTGCGAAAGGCCGAAGAAGCCATGCAACAAGCGGAAAAGGCCACCCGCGAAGGCATGCTCACCGCTGCAGGCCGCCTTGAAGGTGTTGTCGCCCGCATTTCCCACGCAACCAGTGACCTTGCCATGCGCAGCGAAGAGATTCGTCTGGGAACGGAAAACCAGATGAACCGCATCAGCGAAACAGCCACCGCCATGGAAGAAATGAATGCCACGGTGCTGGAAGTAGCCCGCAACGCGGGCGAAGCCGCAGAGCAGACGGAAAAATCCCGTGAGAAGGCCCTGCAGGGCTCCTCCGTTGTCTCGGAGACCGTCAAGTCCATGAACAACCTGCAGACCATCACAACCAATCTCAAGGGCAACATGCACCATCTTGGCGAACAATCCGTCGCCATCGGTCAGGTCATGAACGTCATCAACGACATTGCCGACCAGACCAACCTGCTGGCCCTGAACGCCGCCATTGAAGCCGCCCGCGCAGGCGATGCGGGTCGCGGTTTCGCTGTTGTGGCAGACGAAGTGCGCAAGCTGGCAGAAAAGACCATGGGCGCCACCAAGGAAGTGGGTGAGAGCATCAAGTCCATCCAGAACCTTGCCAAGGCCAACGTGGCAGGCATGGATGAAGCCGTAGAAGCCATCAACGGAGCCACCGCGCTTTCCAACCAGTCCGGTCAGGTGCTCTACGAAATCGTCAGCATGGCGCAGGAAGCAGCCATGCAGGTGCAGTCCATTGCCACGGCAGCCGAGCAGCAGTCCGCCGCATCGGAACAGATCACCAGCAGCGTGGATGAGATCAACCGCATTGCAAACGAAAACGCGCAGCGGGTTGCGGAATCCGACAGCGACATACAGCAGCTTGCAGAAGAAGCCAGCGAACTGAGCAACCTTACCAAGTCTCTCAAGACTGACACATCGAAATAG
- a CDS encoding FAD-binding oxidoreductase has protein sequence MLSESLVKEFKSIVGDDNVFNAEADRQSYSYDSAVLEPVVPALVVRPTNSEELGKVIALCNENNNPITVRGAGTNLSGGTIPDKRDGIVILTNGMNKILEINEEDLYAVVQPGVVTAKFAAEVAKRGLFYPPDPGSQAVSTIGGNVAENAGGLRGLKYGVTKDYVMGLDFFDVNGELVKTGSRTVKCVTGYNLAGLMAASEGTLGVFNEIILKLTPPPAASKAMMAVFDDVNKASAAVAGIIASHVVPCTLEFIDQACMRYIEDYTKAGLPVEAAAILLIEVDGHPAQVEDEAATVVKVLEKIGASRIQVAKDAAEKLKLWEARRNALPSLARARPTTVLEDATVPRSQIPAMVAAINNIAKKHNVQIGTFGHAGDGNLHPTIMCDKRDTKEFHRVEEAVDEIFDTALSLKGTLSGEHGIGMAKSKWMEKETSRATIDYSLNMKKAIDPKNILNPGKIIAGR, from the coding sequence ATGCTCAGTGAATCTCTTGTAAAAGAATTTAAGTCCATCGTAGGCGACGATAACGTCTTCAATGCCGAAGCAGACCGTCAGTCTTACTCTTACGACTCCGCCGTTCTTGAACCTGTTGTCCCTGCATTGGTTGTTCGCCCGACCAACTCGGAAGAGCTGGGCAAGGTCATTGCCCTGTGCAACGAGAACAACAACCCCATCACCGTCCGCGGTGCAGGCACCAACCTGTCCGGCGGCACCATTCCGGACAAGCGCGACGGCATTGTCATCCTGACCAACGGGATGAACAAAATTCTCGAAATCAATGAAGAAGACCTGTACGCCGTTGTGCAGCCCGGTGTTGTTACCGCCAAGTTCGCTGCCGAAGTGGCCAAGCGTGGCCTCTTCTACCCCCCGGACCCGGGCTCTCAGGCTGTTTCCACCATCGGTGGCAACGTGGCTGAAAACGCCGGTGGTCTGCGCGGTCTGAAGTACGGCGTGACCAAGGACTATGTCATGGGTCTGGACTTCTTCGACGTGAACGGCGAACTGGTAAAGACCGGCTCCCGCACCGTTAAGTGCGTTACCGGCTACAACCTTGCCGGTCTGATGGCTGCTTCCGAAGGCACCCTCGGCGTGTTCAACGAAATCATCCTGAAGCTCACTCCTCCCCCGGCTGCCTCCAAGGCCATGATGGCCGTGTTCGACGACGTGAACAAGGCATCCGCCGCTGTTGCAGGCATCATTGCTTCCCACGTTGTGCCCTGTACCCTGGAGTTCATCGACCAGGCCTGCATGCGCTACATTGAAGACTACACCAAGGCCGGTCTGCCTGTTGAAGCTGCCGCCATCCTGCTCATCGAAGTGGACGGCCACCCCGCACAGGTAGAAGACGAAGCCGCAACCGTGGTGAAGGTGCTCGAAAAGATCGGCGCTTCCCGCATTCAGGTTGCCAAGGACGCTGCTGAAAAGCTGAAGCTGTGGGAAGCACGCCGCAACGCGCTGCCCTCCCTTGCCCGCGCCCGTCCCACCACCGTGCTGGAAGACGCCACCGTACCGCGCTCCCAGATTCCGGCCATGGTTGCTGCCATCAACAACATCGCCAAGAAGCACAACGTGCAGATCGGTACCTTCGGCCACGCCGGCGACGGTAACCTGCACCCCACCATCATGTGCGACAAGCGCGACACCAAGGAATTCCACCGCGTGGAAGAGGCTGTCGACGAAATCTTCGATACCGCTCTGTCCCTGAAGGGCACCCTGTCCGGCGAACACGGCATCGGCATGGCAAAGTCCAAGTGGATGGAGAAGGAAACTTCCCGCGCCACCATCGACTACTCCCTGAATATGAAGAAGGCTATCGACCCGAAGAATATTCTGAACCCCGGCAAGATCATCGCTGGGAGGTAA
- a CDS encoding L-lactate permease, whose amino-acid sequence MLALLALLPILAALILMVGLRWPATKAMPVAWACAVFGAMYGWGIDAGTIAAMSFHGAITAVGVLIIVFGAILILYTLQYSGGMETIQYGMQQISADHRIQAIIIGYMFAAFIEGAAGFGTPAALAAPLLLSLGFPPLAAAIICLVFNSFPVSFGAVGTPIILGLKYVHPLVKEAVASGVPGLNFASPEQFNLVIGQWAGPPSSTVMAFILPIFMLGFITRYFGPNRCWSDGFKAWKFCIFAAVSFVVPYFTFAWLVGPEFPSLIGGLVGLGVIVFGAKKGFCMPTEKWTFGDSKNWDPSWTGEISGGDTKEFKSHMSQFKAWLPYVLIGAILVITRIPDLGLKALLAGVKLSFTAGFLGHPEISNDIQFLYLPGTIPFMLVALLTIPLHGMSAEKAKQAWSVSFAKMKNPTIALLFAVALVSIFRLSGTNPNGLASMPLELAKAVAGIVGNAWPMFASVVGGLGAFITGSNTVSNLLFAEFQWGVAQQLDLPRQIIVAAQVVGGGAGNMICIHNIVAACAVVGLSGMEGTILKCTVWPFLLYAAVVGIIASLMCFVFFPTLF is encoded by the coding sequence ATGTTGGCTTTGCTTGCTTTGCTGCCCATTCTGGCAGCCCTGATTCTGATGGTAGGCCTGCGTTGGCCCGCCACCAAAGCCATGCCCGTAGCATGGGCATGCGCAGTGTTCGGTGCCATGTATGGTTGGGGCATTGATGCCGGCACCATTGCCGCCATGTCCTTCCACGGCGCCATCACTGCAGTGGGCGTTCTCATCATCGTTTTCGGCGCCATCCTGATCCTCTACACCCTGCAGTACAGCGGTGGTATGGAAACCATTCAGTACGGCATGCAGCAGATCTCCGCTGACCACCGCATTCAGGCCATTATCATCGGCTACATGTTTGCGGCGTTCATCGAAGGTGCAGCAGGTTTTGGTACCCCTGCAGCTCTGGCAGCTCCCCTGCTGCTCTCTCTGGGCTTCCCGCCCCTCGCAGCAGCCATCATCTGCCTCGTGTTCAACTCCTTCCCCGTTTCTTTCGGCGCAGTTGGTACCCCCATCATCCTGGGCCTGAAGTACGTTCATCCCCTGGTCAAGGAAGCTGTTGCTTCCGGCGTACCCGGCCTGAACTTCGCTTCTCCCGAACAGTTCAACCTGGTTATCGGCCAGTGGGCTGGGCCACCATCTTCCACGGTTATGGCCTTCATTCTGCCGATCTTCATGCTGGGCTTCATCACCCGTTACTTCGGACCCAACCGCTGCTGGTCTGACGGTTTCAAGGCATGGAAGTTCTGCATATTCGCAGCTGTTTCCTTCGTTGTTCCCTACTTCACCTTCGCATGGCTCGTAGGCCCTGAATTCCCGTCCCTCATCGGTGGTCTCGTAGGCCTCGGCGTGATCGTTTTCGGCGCCAAGAAGGGCTTCTGCATGCCCACCGAAAAGTGGACCTTCGGCGATTCCAAGAACTGGGATCCCAGCTGGACCGGCGAAATCTCCGGCGGCGACACCAAGGAATTCAAGTCCCACATGTCCCAGTTCAAGGCTTGGCTGCCCTACGTTCTGATCGGCGCCATCCTTGTTATCACCCGTATTCCCGATCTGGGCCTCAAGGCTCTGCTTGCCGGTGTGAAGCTGTCCTTCACCGCAGGCTTCCTTGGCCATCCTGAAATCAGCAACGACATTCAGTTCCTGTACCTGCCCGGCACCATTCCCTTCATGCTCGTAGCCCTGCTGACCATTCCGCTGCACGGCATGAGCGCTGAAAAGGCCAAGCAGGCATGGAGCGTTTCCTTTGCCAAGATGAAGAACCCCACCATCGCACTGCTCTTCGCTGTTGCACTGGTGTCCATCTTCCGTCTCTCCGGCACCAACCCCAACGGTCTGGCTTCCATGCCTCTGGAACTGGCCAAGGCTGTTGCCGGCATCGTCGGTAACGCATGGCCCATGTTCGCCTCCGTTGTTGGTGGCCTTGGCGCATTCATCACCGGTTCCAACACCGTATCCAACCTTCTCTTCGCTGAATTCCAGTGGGGCGTAGCTCAGCAGCTTGATCTGCCCCGTCAGATCATCGTTGCAGCTCAGGTTGTCGGCGGTGGTGCCGGTAACATGATTTGTATCCACAACATCGTGGCAGCCTGCGCCGTTGTTGGCCTGTCCGGTATGGAAGGTACGATTCTGAAGTGCACCGTATGGCCCTTCCTGCTGTACGCCGCAGTGGTTGGCATCATCGCCTCCCTGATGTGCTTCGTGTTCTTCCCGACCTTGTTCTAA
- the pta gene encoding phosphate acetyltransferase: MSNNLYITATESKSGKSAVVLGMMQLLLRDIRKVAFFRPIINNPNRDVRDHDINLILTHFGLDIPYEDTYAYSLNEARELINHGQHATLLDNILNKYKKLADKYDFVLCEGTDFLGKDAAFEFDLNADIASNLGCPVVVISNGQGKSTDEIIGSTQLTIDSLEEKGLDIVSAIINRADQDKVNPEQIIGSLECKTRCTNPLVVYVIPEEPTLGKPTMNDVKKWLKGTVLYGHGRLDALVDDYLIAAMQIGNFLDYVNTGSLIITPGDRSDIIIATLATRLSNAYPDISGIVLTGGLQPAANVHRLIEGWTGVPVPILSVKEHTYLTTQILNDLYGKIDPENERKINTALGVFEKFVNTSEIAKRVIGRKSSKVTPKMFEFNLIEKAKRNKMRIVLPEGSEERILRAAEILDRRGVAEIILLGNADEIGKKISELGLDLGDIQIIQPELSPNFEKYVAAYFEFRKKKGISMEQARDAMSDPTYYGTMMVKQDDADGMVSGAINTTAHTIRPAFEFIKTKPTASIVSSVFLMCLKDRVLVFGDCAVNPNPTSEQLAEIAISSSETARIFGVDPRIAMLSYSTGSSGKGADVEKVIEATRIAKERAPELLLEGPLQYDAAIDADVAATKLPNSEVAGKATVFIFPDLNTGNNTYKAVQRAANAVAIGPVLQGLNKPVNDLSRGCTVPDIVNTVAITAIQAQAEKGLV; encoded by the coding sequence GTGTCCAACAACCTGTACATAACAGCCACGGAGTCCAAGAGCGGCAAATCTGCCGTTGTTCTGGGCATGATGCAGCTACTGCTCAGAGACATCCGTAAAGTCGCCTTCTTCAGGCCCATCATCAACAATCCCAACCGTGACGTTCGGGATCATGACATCAACCTGATCCTCACCCACTTCGGCCTCGATATCCCCTACGAGGATACCTACGCCTACTCGCTGAACGAAGCCCGTGAACTCATCAACCACGGTCAGCACGCCACCCTTCTCGACAACATCCTGAACAAGTACAAGAAGCTTGCCGACAAGTACGACTTCGTACTGTGCGAAGGCACCGACTTTCTGGGCAAGGACGCTGCTTTCGAGTTCGATCTGAACGCCGACATCGCATCGAACCTTGGCTGCCCCGTAGTGGTGATCTCCAACGGTCAGGGCAAGAGCACGGATGAAATCATCGGCTCCACCCAGCTGACCATTGATTCGCTCGAAGAAAAGGGTCTGGACATCGTTTCCGCCATCATCAACCGTGCGGATCAGGACAAGGTGAACCCCGAACAGATCATCGGCTCCCTTGAATGCAAGACCCGCTGCACCAATCCCCTTGTCGTCTACGTCATTCCGGAAGAGCCCACTCTGGGCAAGCCCACCATGAACGACGTGAAGAAGTGGCTCAAGGGCACGGTTTTGTACGGCCACGGCCGTCTGGATGCTCTGGTGGACGACTACCTCATCGCTGCCATGCAGATCGGCAACTTCCTCGATTACGTGAACACCGGCAGCCTGATCATCACCCCCGGTGACCGTAGCGACATCATCATTGCCACGCTTGCCACCCGTCTTTCCAACGCATACCCCGATATTTCCGGCATCGTGCTCACCGGTGGTCTGCAGCCCGCAGCGAACGTACACCGCCTTATCGAAGGCTGGACCGGCGTTCCGGTACCGATTCTTTCCGTCAAGGAACACACCTACCTTACCACGCAGATCCTCAACGACCTGTACGGCAAGATCGACCCTGAGAACGAACGCAAGATCAACACCGCCCTCGGCGTGTTCGAAAAGTTCGTGAATACGTCCGAAATCGCCAAGCGCGTCATCGGCCGCAAGTCCTCCAAGGTCACCCCCAAGATGTTCGAGTTCAACCTGATCGAAAAGGCCAAGCGCAACAAGATGCGTATTGTCCTGCCCGAAGGTTCTGAAGAACGCATCCTGCGCGCAGCCGAAATTCTCGACCGCCGCGGCGTTGCCGAAATCATCCTGCTGGGCAATGCCGACGAAATCGGCAAGAAGATCTCCGAACTGGGCCTTGACCTCGGCGACATCCAGATCATCCAGCCCGAGCTGTCTCCCAACTTCGAAAAGTACGTCGCAGCCTACTTCGAGTTCCGCAAGAAGAAGGGTATCAGCATGGAACAGGCCCGCGATGCCATGTCCGATCCCACCTACTACGGCACCATGATGGTGAAGCAGGATGACGCGGACGGCATGGTTTCCGGTGCCATCAACACCACCGCCCACACCATCCGCCCCGCTTTCGAGTTCATCAAGACCAAGCCCACCGCGTCCATCGTGTCCTCGGTGTTCCTGATGTGCCTGAAAGATCGCGTGCTGGTGTTCGGCGACTGCGCAGTGAATCCCAATCCCACCTCCGAGCAGCTGGCAGAAATTGCCATCAGCTCTTCTGAGACGGCACGCATTTTTGGGGTTGACCCGCGCATAGCCATGCTATCATATTCCACCGGCTCTTCCGGCAAGGGTGCTGACGTTGAAAAGGTCATCGAAGCCACCCGCATTGCCAAGGAACGTGCCCCCGAGCTGCTGCTGGAAGGCCCACTCCAGTATGACGCAGCCATCGATGCAGACGTAGCCGCAACCAAGCTGCCCAACTCCGAGGTAGCAGGCAAGGCCACCGTCTTCATCTTCCCCGACCTGAACACCGGCAACAACACCTACAAGGCTGTTCAGCGTGCGGCGAATGCAGTGGCCATCGGCCCCGTGCTGCAGGGTCTTAACAAGCCCGTTAACGACCTCTCCCGCGGCTGCACGGTACCCGATATCGTGAACACCGTAGCCATAACCGCCATACAGGCGCAGGCTGAAAAAGGGCTCGTCTAG